One region of Triticum aestivum cultivar Chinese Spring chromosome 6B, IWGSC CS RefSeq v2.1, whole genome shotgun sequence genomic DNA includes:
- the LOC123136410 gene encoding uncharacterized protein produces MFDSLLNSKFHNKCKHAIKCTRTRLDLVRKKKQAMVKFLRKDVADLLTNNLESHAFGRMEGLIVEMNQASCYDMIEQYCDYIGKQLNNLQKQSECPHEALEAVSTLIFAAARYPDLPELCELRHVFTEKYGASIEPFVSSEFVQKLQNKSFTKEEKLQVIEDVAEEFVIPFNTKTFEQQISGVPPTKKELLKKGSFNGVEVEVSGRNGHRVDKHAVLDRKSKSIPDKREWKQEFQIKPKDIHVVPDYIGQVGEKSRKNYSDKPVEKKHLDSDVPSVDMKRRNGHEKEINKDEKKGGQSWRELMNAEELDLNGSKKQEVAMAKSVQREMKKIVPPYTDLKVTEEKDGTEKANGKGYHRTHMAGGTDHNWGHADLGLKTLGLEKQETESAGTLNGNGKTVNKVPPYSKPYRATSEKSAEEDNNGLYNRARHLEEFGQPVQDRQQMPEKLVNMRPPYVKPNSSMKPAHENPTDQAANGYKLNGSEATGHRRDGLVDDDGAPRPVSVRRKSSRPPTHGSLHDEATNDEKVTNQTPGGRTRRPSSRNGSQDDHERRKHSSRRNGSTSGSDYQTEEDETDTAIDFGNLLPRAPRKHRSRSAHPREGGGHDDEERMMDKLLRHYSKKGMEREEHKTRSKSRTPRPRADQPADGNNRDGAPSHPERTASLPTESGSPVGRTKAPAPVRSTSLQQDTSRGNVHPKMPDFDELAARISAMKRA; encoded by the exons ATGTTTGATAGCTTGCTCAACTCCAAGTTCCACAACAAATG CAAGCACGCGATCAAATGCACCCGGACCCGGCTGGATCTGGTGCGCAAGAAGAAGCAGGCCATGGTGAAGTTCCTGAGGAAGGACGTCGCCGACCTCCTCACCAATAACCTTGAATCGCACGCCTTCGGACGG ATGGAAGGGCTGATTGTGGAGATGAACCAAGCTTCCTGCTATGACATGATCGAGCAGTATTGCGACTACATAGGGAAGCAGCTCAACAACCTGCAGAAACAGAG TGAATGCCCTCATGAAGCCTTGGAAGCTGTGTCAACTCTGATTTTCGCTGCTGCTAGATATCCTGATTTACCTGAACTGTGTGAACTCAGACATGTATTCACAGAGAAATATGGGGCTTCCATTGAACCTTTTGTTAGCTCTGAG TTTGTTCAGAAGCTTCAGAACAAATCATTTACTAAGGAGGAGAAGTTGCAAGTGATTGAAGATGTTGCTGAAGAATTTGTGATCCCGTTTAATACCAAGACATTTGAACAACAGATATCTGGTGTACCTCCAACTAAAAAG GAACTTCTAAAGAAGGGTTCATTCAACGGCGTAGAGGTTGAAGTATCAGGGCGCAATGGACACAGGGTAGATAAGCATGCTGTGCTTGACAGGAAATCTAAATCTATACCTGATAAGCGTGAATGGAAGCAGGAATTTCAGATAAAACCAAAAGATATTCATGTTGTTCCTGATTACATTGGTCAAGTTGGTGAGAAAAGCAGAAAGAACTATTCAGATAAACCTGTTGAGAAGAAACATTTGGATAGTGATGTGCCTTCTGTGGACATGAAGCGACGGAATGGTCATGAAAAGGAGATCAACAAGGACGAGAAAAAGGGCGGTCAGTCTTGGAGGGAACTGATGAATGCAGAGGAGCTGGATCTTAATGGCTCAAAGAAGCAGGAGGTTGCCATGGCAAAATCTGTTCAAAGAGAAATGAAGAAAATAGTTCCTCCATACACAGACCTAAAGGTAACTGAGGAGAAAGATGGCACCGAAAAGGCAAATGGCAAAGGCTACCATCGGACCCACATGGCTGGTGGCACTGATCATAACTGGGGACATGCTGACTTGGGGCTTAAAACCCTGGGCCTGGAAAAGCAAGAAACTGAATCAGCTGGTACCTTGAATGGCAATGGCAAAACAGTAAACAAGGTTCCTCCATATTCTAAGCCGTACAGAGCGACTAGCGAGAAATCTGCTGAAGAAGATAATAATGGTTTGTATAATCGGGCACGACATCTGGAAGAGTTTGGACAGCCGGTGCAAGATAGGCAGCAAATGCCAGAGAAGCTAGTCAACATGCGGCCTCCCTATGTGAAGCCAAACTCTAGCATGAAGCCCGCGCATGAAAATCCAACAGATCAAGCTGCTAATGGTTACAAGCTCAACGGCTCGGAAGCAACGGGTCACCGGAGAGACGGTCTGGTCGACGATGATGGTGCACCTCGGCCCGTTTCCGTCAGAAGGAAAAGTTCAAGGCCACCAACACACGGTTCTTTGCACGACGAGGCGACCAATGATGAAAAGGTGACAAACCAAACCCCTGGTGGCCGAACAAGGCGTCCAAGCAGCAGGAATGGCTCCCAAGACGACCATGAGCGACGAAAGCACTCGAGCAGGCGTAACGGGTCGACAAGCGGCAGTGACTACCAGACAGAGGAGGATGAGACTGACACTGCGATTGACTTTGGCAACCTCTTGCCCCGAGCGCCTCGGAAGCACCGGAGCAGGAGCGCTCATCCCCGTGAAGGAGGAGGGCACGACGACGAAGAGAGGATGATGGATAAGCTTCTGAGACACTACAGCAAGaaggggatggagagggaggagcaCAAGACGAGGTCGAAGTCCAGGACCCCTCGGCCTCGAGCAGATCAACCTGCTGATGGCAACAACAGAGATGGAGCGCCCAGTCATCCAGAGAGAACCGCATCTCTGCCTACAGAATCAGGTTCACCGGTGGGGAGGACGAAGGCTCCTGCCCCTGTTCGGTCCACCTCGCTGCAGCAGGACACGTCCAGGGGGAACGTGCACCCGAAGATGCCGGATTTCGACGAACTGGCTGCACGGATCAGCGCCATGAAGAGGGCATGA